The genomic segment TTCTTCTTCCACTAAATCTTTGCTACTTAAAATATACTTGTCCAATTCGCTTTGCTCAATTTCATTTGCTTTTTTAAAATGATAATATCTATCTTTAAATTTAAGTAAAGATTCTTTAAACCTCTCCAAGGTGAAAGGTTTAATTAAATAATCTCTGGCCCCATAGCGAAAAGCCTCTTGAACCCTATTAATGGTTTTATCTGCAGTAATCAAAATAACATCCACTTCTATTTCTTTGGCTCGAAGTAACTTTAAAAAGTCAATTCCATTTTCCTTAGGAAGATAGATATCAAGTAAAATTAAATCTGGTTTTTGTTTTTCTATAAATCTCTGCGCCTGGGTAAGATTACTGACGGCCTTAGTTAACTGAAAGCCTTCCACTTTTTGCAAAAACTTTGTGTTGATATCACGTACCATAGGGTCATCTTCGATAATCATTACTTTAATCATTGATTTCAACTCCTTTTCATCGGTATACTTATATCCCACCAGGTTCCGTTTTCTACACTAAATTCAATTTTCCCATGCATATCATCAATAATTTTTTTAACAATATACATACCAATTCCACGCTGACCGATTTTCGTAGTGGCCCCAATTTCATATATTGTATTTTTTATTTCACATGAAATTCCAGGACCATTGTCGTTTATTTGAATTTTCAAATGATCATCTGCCTCAAAAATTTTAAAGTGTACGGTTCCGCTTCCATCTATGCTTACTTCCTCAAAAGAATTTTCAATCAAATTTCCAATGATAGACCCTAATTCATCTTCATTCATATATTGTGGCAATTCATTTAATTGACAATCTGCTGCAATTTCAAATACTATTCTAGATTCCTCTGCTTTATTATATTTTGAGAATAGCAATGCCGCAATAGATACATTCTTAATTTGATCTGTAAGGATACTATTGATTCCATTTCGATTTTTAGCAATATGTGATATGAATTTTACAGCTTCCACGTATTCTTCCAGCTGTATCATTCCGGATATAGTATGAAGTTTATTCATAAATTCATGATTTTGTGCTCTAAGTGACCAAGTCATTTTTTTTATTCCGGTGAGCTCTTCTGCCATTTTTTTAAATTCTGTTAAATCTCTAAAATTTATTACCCATCCAATTACTTCATCTTTATCATTTTTAAGGGGATTATATTTGCATAAGATTGTTAGACCTGGTCTTACTTTCATTTCTATATTTTCATAATACTTGCCTACTTTTAGGACTTCAGAAATTTTACTCCCATAAGAAAGGGTTGTGATTTGCTTACCGACATCTTCTTCTAATAGTTCCAAAATCTCTCCCGCTTCTTTATTAAATAAGGTGATTTTATCGTTCTTATCTACGGCTAAAATTCCTTCTTTCACACTTTCTATTACAGCTTCCTTTTCTTTTAAAATTAACGCTATTTCTTTTGGTTCTAAACCAAAGATGGTTTTTTTTATATTTGAGGACAAAAGAGTTGCGGCTATTGCTCCCAAAAACAATCCTAATACTATAAAGGGTAGAAAGTTACCTATCTTTGAATATATCTCATTATAAACTTCATTGATAGGACTTCCTACAGTCACTGCTCCAATTTGTTTCCCGTTTTTTAATATGGGTGTAAATGCTCTAAGGGAGACACCTAAGCTGCCCGTTGCTTCTGAAACATACTCTTCTCCATTTGTGAGAACGCGTTTTTCATCTGAACCCTGAATCTTTTCACCTATCTTTTCTTTTGTAGGATGGGAATGTCTTATTCCAGTCATATCCATTACTACTATAAATTCAACTTTAGTCTTACTTCGTATACTTTCTATTTCATCATTTAAGGTTTGTTCATTAATTTCATTGGTTCCTTGCAAGTAATTCTGTAAAATATAACTCGTGGAGACAGAATTGGCTATATCCAAAAGGTTACGTCCAGCTTGGTCTTTAAGCATTATCTTCATTTGATTAAAGGAAAGCAATGATATACTTCCAATGGTCAAAAGTAAAATTACTATTACAAAGCTTGTGATTTTTGTTTTCAATTTCATGTTTTTCGCCTTTTAAACCTTTCAAATTTCAGGATAACTTACATAAATTATACCATAGTTTTTTTTAACAATTGAATTGTTAAAAAAAATACAAAGTTTTCTTAATGACCACAAAACATTTTAAAGTTTCAGAATATTTAAAAATATCCAAGTTGTTGCTATAATAATGAAATAGAATATATTTTATTACAGTAGGGCAATTCTTCTATGTTTGAGGTCTTCATACATTATTTTATTTGCATCAGCATGAAAACGGTATCTTTTTCCTTGATTGCCTCAATAAATAATTGTTTCTAGGTTAGGTTTTGAATAAATAATTAAATATCATTAATATTAGAGGGGGATAATTATGTTAGCTGAGAAGAGGGTTAGTATGTTAAATGAAAAGAAAACACCTGAAATAATGGGTATTAAGGTTCAGTATTTTGCAATTATTACTATGGTCATGTTTGTAGGTGCATATATGGATGTGCTTCCACCTGGAATAGTAAGCGTATTGCCTTTAATGCTAGTTATTGGTACTGTTCTTTACCTTATTGGAGACAATCTACCTATAGTAAAAGATTATTTTGGAGGTGGTGCTATTGTAGTTATCTTTGGATCTTCTGCTTTAGCAACCTATAAGATTTTACCAGAGGGAGTAATAACTTCAGCTACTGCTTTTATGACCAGTGGTGGATTTTTAGATCTATTTATATGTGGTCTTATTGCTGGAAGCCTTTTAGGAATTAACAGAAAATTACTTCTGCAAGCTGTTGTTAGATATCTTCCATGTCTTTTAGGTGGAATCATAGCAGCTCTTGGATTAGTAGGATTATTTGGAATTATTTTAGGGTATGGCGCAAAGGAAGCTATTTTTTATATAGGAATACCTATTATGGGTGGTGGAATGGGTGCTGGTGCTGTTCCATTAGCTAAGATATTTGGTGCTACGCTTAATCAAGATCCTAAAATTATTATGTCTATAATGACTCCGGCAGTAGCTTTAGGTAATGCTTTTGCGATTGTGGCTGCGGGTATTTTAAATAAAATAGGTAAAGTTAAGCCGAGTTTAACAGGAAATGGAGAATTGATAATACCTAATTCAAAGACTAAGCTCGATGCGGAAAATGAGGTAGAAGATAAATCTAATGACTTGGAATTATATGCAATTGGTATATTATTATCTGGTGCATTTTTGACTGCAGGTTATATTGTAGGAAAATTTTTACCAACTATTCATGCTTATGCCTGGATGATTCTTATTGTCATTCTTGTTAAAATGACGGGTGCACTACCTGCTAAATGTGAATATGCTTGTAGTGTGTGGTACTCATTTGTAATGAAAAATTTTACGGTTGTTGTTTTGGTAGGTGTAGGAATTGCATACACTGATCTTAATGCGGTTATTTCAGCTTTAACATTTAAGTATATAATACTTGTTGGTATTACTATAATTGGTGCGGTAATTGGGTCTGGAGTTGTAGCTAGATTTGTTGGCTTCTACCCGGTAGAAACTTCTATTTCTGCTGGATTGTGTATGGCTAATATGGGTGGTTCAGGGGATGTTGCCGTATTAACTGCAGCTAAAAGAATGAAACTGATGCCCTTTGCTGCTATTTCATCACGCTTAGGAGGGGCACTTATTCTTATAATTGCTAGCGTTTTACTTAGATTGTTTTAACGACATTTCAAAAGGAAAGTCTACCTCTTCTATAAGAGGGGGTATCAGACTATAACAAAGAGAAAACTTCAGTGGGAGTTTAAATTTCCTTCTGAAGTCGTTAAGATTGCAACACCGCAGGTGATGATTTAACGACATTTAAATAATCCATAGTTAATTCTCAATTGTTGAAAATTAACTTTGCGTACTTTTGGCATAGTATATAAGAAAGAGAACAATTGATTTTATCTTACTGTTTTGTTAATACAGATATAAAACATTTTCGTAAATAAAACCCAGTGAATGTGGTTACTGGGTTTTGTTTTATTCTATATTTCAAATTTGAGGGGTGATTTATGACATTGGATGAAAAAATATTGCAAGAGAAGGAAGTTGGATATATAGAAATAGATTTACTAATAAAAAATGTTCAGGTAATGACGGCAGCTATCTATGAAATAGCAAATTAATAGATAGGAGCTAACGTTAAGTAATCTCCTACTACCACGGGTATTTATTTTACTTGGTTTAAAAATGCGGTAATAAGCATATTATATATAGTGTACCAATTTTAAGTAATTAATAAAACCAAAGCAACACAAGGGGGATTTATATGGATGGTTATGACTTAAAATCAAAAAGTAATAAGGAAATACGGCAAGAAGCAAGGGAGGATTTATCAGGTAATTGGATTGTAGCTATAATAGTTTGTGTATTAGCCTGGATTTTCACAGAAATGTTTATACAGGGACCGGATATTAAAGAAAGGGTAAATTGGGTTATTAATAATCCTATACATGAAATATTTAAATATAGCACTACAATTAGTGATGGTAGAATTCAAAATATATGGGGAGTTATAGTACTGATTATCGGAGGACCCATAACTTTTGGCGCTTCAATGTTTTTTCTAAATTTAATACGAAAGACTAATGCTAAAATCGAGGACGTTTTTATGGGGTTTAAGTATTTTGGGAAGACATTTTTGTTGAACTTATTAATGGGTATATTTATATTGTTATGGACTTTATTGCTTATAATACCGGGAATAATCGCTAGTTTTAGTTATTCTATGGCATACTATATACTAATCGATAATCCCGAATTAACCTCTTTGGAGGCTATAAACCGTAGCAAAGAGATGATGAATGGATATAAAGGGAAATTATTTTGTCTGTATCTAAGCTTTGCAGGGTGGTTTATATTATGTTTAGTCACTTTAGGAATAGGGTTCATATGGCTTGAACCGTATATACAGACATCCACAGCAGTTTTCTATCAAGGGTTAAAGAGTGATTCTAATGAAAAAAAACTACTTTAGTAGAAAAGATAGATAAATTAAGTGATTAATTCTAATGTATTTATATAATGAAATGGTTAGTAAACAGAAGTTGGAACAATGGGATATATTGAAATGAAATAACTAATTTCTGATTAATATGAAAGGAGCCAACAATTGTTGGCTCCTTTCATATAAAACTTTTAACGCTTTCATTGCTTTTCATCTTATACATACCAATTAGGAAAAATGCTAATGCGAAGGCTACAAGTATTCCAAGTAATGGCATAATTTCTAAAAAGGTTTTACCGTTTTGGAGCTGCCTAATAGCCTCTAATGCCCAAGTTTGTGGTAAAAAATTGGCTATCTGCTGCATAGTTTTAGACATAAGCTCAATTGGCCAAAAACACCCTGAAAGCATACATGTCGGCGTTATTATTAAGGTAGCCATCACCCCTACTTGATTTGTTGTCTTTGAAAAAGCAACTAATAGAATACCTAGTGTTACACAAACAAATCCAAATAAAGTGAGTATTGCAAGTAGCTGCAAATCAGGTACTCCAGTAGTCAGTTTTAAAATATACTTAGAAAAAAATATTACTAAAATTGATTGTGCTACCATTATACACATATTAGCCATTATATTGGCCCCAATATATATTCTACTGTTTACAGGAGTCGTAAATATTCTAAAGTAGGTTTTCTCTTTCTTCTCCTTTAAAATAAGCCCTGAAGTGGTAGTTGCGCCTTGAAGCATAAACATTATTAAAAATCCTATACTTTGAACAGTTTTTAATTTATCAAGGGATTCATCTTTAACTACATTTTTATGAAGAGTAAGAGTTTGAATCTTAAATCCTTCATAAAGTTTATTAAATATAACGTTATCCCCACCTGATGCTTTTCCTAGCATCATGAGACTTTTAACATAATAATTTACATAGTTTTGAACCCAAGTCGTAACTTCTTGCCCTTTAATTGCAGTAATCTGTATTTTACTTATTGCTCCATTATGAACACTTTCATCAAAGTTTGCAGGTATTGTAATTACACAATCAACCTTACCTTCTGCAACTAAATTATTTATTTCTTCATCTTTAATTTCTTGAATTTTAAATTTATCCTGTTTATTTAAAGCAGCAACAAAATCTTTAGCTATTACTCCGTTTGCAGCTTTATTGTTTATTCCTACTTTAATCTTTGAATCCATTGAGGAATAAACGGACATAACAAATATAACAATTACAACTGGAAGAATTAAGTATACTATAATATTAGACTTCTTTCTAAAAGTGATTTTTAATGTATTAAGTGCAAGCAAAAATAAATTTCTCATATTATGCATTCTCCTTTCTAAACAACAAGGAAGATATAGCAAGAAATATTACAGCTACGCCTATATTAATCAAAATTGCTGTGGAAACCTTGCTGTAATTATTATTATTATAAACCACGTCAAATATAGATCTATTAACCCATCTTACAGGTGATAAATAGGTTATTGATTGAAAAGTTTTGCTTCCAAAACCATCTACAGGCATATAACTTCCTCCAAGGAATACCATTACCGGTATTATAAAATTTAAAACTCCATTTGCCACATTTTCATTTTTGAAAATAAATCCAAGCCCAACACCTATGCTTATTGCCATGATTATTTGAGATGTAAATATTAGTAATACAGTAAAAATATCATTCCCCCAATTTGCATGAAGCACATATTTACTAAACAAAATAACAATAGCAATCTGAATAATTGTACCTATAACTCCACCTATTGTTTTTCCAATAAGAAACTCATATTTTTTAACAGGACTTATCAAAATCCTATCTCTAGTTTTTAAATTTTTCTCACTTGCAATTCCAAAGAGACCTGTCATTCCTGAATACATAATTATTAGAGCTATTTCTGCAATTGTATAATAATCTAAAGAGGAGGGCTGGATTGCTTTATTAAGAGAATTAATTGTAGAATAGTTGTCATTGCTATCACTTAGCAAACTATTTATTATATGTGGATTTACTTTGCTAATATCTACAATTACATTAAATTCTTGTACATAGGTAGATAGAATAGTTTCAACCACACCAGCCTTAAGGCTTTCTACATTGCTCTTGTAAAATTCTATCTTATTATTACTTTTCATTTCTATGATTGCATCGTACTCTTTAGAAATTAATTTTTTCTTAGCAGAATCCATATCCTTAGTTTTTGTAAATTCTATTTTAAAATCTTTACCTTTTTCAATAAAACTAGTTTTAAAATTATCCGAAACAACACCTGTAGCTTCAATGCTATATAAAACTTTAGGTGTACCAATATCAATAGTGTTAGTAAACTCTGATTTAAATGCTGCACTAATCACAACTATTAGCGCTATTGGAAATAATATCATCATTGCCATTGATTTTCTATCTCGGAAAGTATGTTTTACTTCCTTTATAATTATAGAAATAATGTTCATTTT from the Clostridium sp. CM027 genome contains:
- a CDS encoding response regulator, with amino-acid sequence MIKVMIIEDDPMVRDINTKFLQKVEGFQLTKAVSNLTQAQRFIEKQKPDLILLDIYLPKENGIDFLKLLRAKEIEVDVILITADKTINRVQEAFRYGARDYLIKPFTLERFKESLLKFKDRYYHFKKANEIEQSELDKYILSSKDLVEEENNRNLDLTKGLNKYTYKTIWQQVQQIGEIYTTPEELGEILGIARVTCRKYLDYMNKEGKVHMLIEYGKVGRPQHKYRINPTA
- a CDS encoding ABC transporter permease, giving the protein MNIISIIIKEVKHTFRDRKSMAMMILFPIALIVVISAAFKSEFTNTIDIGTPKVLYSIEATGVVSDNFKTSFIEKGKDFKIEFTKTKDMDSAKKKLISKEYDAIIEMKSNNKIEFYKSNVESLKAGVVETILSTYVQEFNVIVDISKVNPHIINSLLSDSNDNYSTINSLNKAIQPSSLDYYTIAEIALIIMYSGMTGLFGIASEKNLKTRDRILISPVKKYEFLIGKTIGGVIGTIIQIAIVILFSKYVLHANWGNDIFTVLLIFTSQIIMAISIGVGLGFIFKNENVANGVLNFIIPVMVFLGGSYMPVDGFGSKTFQSITYLSPVRWVNRSIFDVVYNNNNYSKVSTAILINIGVAVIFLAISSLLFRKENA
- a CDS encoding DUF975 family protein, giving the protein MDGYDLKSKSNKEIRQEAREDLSGNWIVAIIVCVLAWIFTEMFIQGPDIKERVNWVINNPIHEIFKYSTTISDGRIQNIWGVIVLIIGGPITFGASMFFLNLIRKTNAKIEDVFMGFKYFGKTFLLNLLMGIFILLWTLLLIIPGIIASFSYSMAYYILIDNPELTSLEAINRSKEMMNGYKGKLFCLYLSFAGWFILCLVTLGIGFIWLEPYIQTSTAVFYQGLKSDSNEKKLL
- a CDS encoding 2-hydroxycarboxylate transporter family protein — its product is MLAEKRVSMLNEKKTPEIMGIKVQYFAIITMVMFVGAYMDVLPPGIVSVLPLMLVIGTVLYLIGDNLPIVKDYFGGGAIVVIFGSSALATYKILPEGVITSATAFMTSGGFLDLFICGLIAGSLLGINRKLLLQAVVRYLPCLLGGIIAALGLVGLFGIILGYGAKEAIFYIGIPIMGGGMGAGAVPLAKIFGATLNQDPKIIMSIMTPAVALGNAFAIVAAGILNKIGKVKPSLTGNGELIIPNSKTKLDAENEVEDKSNDLELYAIGILLSGAFLTAGYIVGKFLPTIHAYAWMILIVILVKMTGALPAKCEYACSVWYSFVMKNFTVVVLVGVGIAYTDLNAVISALTFKYIILVGITIIGAVIGSGVVARFVGFYPVETSISAGLCMANMGGSGDVAVLTAAKRMKLMPFAAISSRLGGALILIIASVLLRLF
- a CDS encoding ABC transporter permease yields the protein MRNLFLLALNTLKITFRKKSNIIVYLILPVVIVIFVMSVYSSMDSKIKVGINNKAANGVIAKDFVAALNKQDKFKIQEIKDEEINNLVAEGKVDCVITIPANFDESVHNGAISKIQITAIKGQEVTTWVQNYVNYYVKSLMMLGKASGGDNVIFNKLYEGFKIQTLTLHKNVVKDESLDKLKTVQSIGFLIMFMLQGATTTSGLILKEKKEKTYFRIFTTPVNSRIYIGANIMANMCIMVAQSILVIFFSKYILKLTTGVPDLQLLAILTLFGFVCVTLGILLVAFSKTTNQVGVMATLIITPTCMLSGCFWPIELMSKTMQQIANFLPQTWALEAIRQLQNGKTFLEIMPLLGILVAFALAFFLIGMYKMKSNESVKSFI
- a CDS encoding sensor histidine kinase, whose translation is MKLKTKITSFVIVILLLTIGSISLLSFNQMKIMLKDQAGRNLLDIANSVSTSYILQNYLQGTNEINEQTLNDEIESIRSKTKVEFIVVMDMTGIRHSHPTKEKIGEKIQGSDEKRVLTNGEEYVSEATGSLGVSLRAFTPILKNGKQIGAVTVGSPINEVYNEIYSKIGNFLPFIVLGLFLGAIAATLLSSNIKKTIFGLEPKEIALILKEKEAVIESVKEGILAVDKNDKITLFNKEAGEILELLEEDVGKQITTLSYGSKISEVLKVGKYYENIEMKVRPGLTILCKYNPLKNDKDEVIGWVINFRDLTEFKKMAEELTGIKKMTWSLRAQNHEFMNKLHTISGMIQLEEYVEAVKFISHIAKNRNGINSILTDQIKNVSIAALLFSKYNKAEESRIVFEIAADCQLNELPQYMNEDELGSIIGNLIENSFEEVSIDGSGTVHFKIFEADDHLKIQINDNGPGISCEIKNTIYEIGATTKIGQRGIGMYIVKKIIDDMHGKIEFSVENGTWWDISIPMKRS